The sequence CGGCGACCCGAATCTGGCATTCCCGTCAGGTTCGTTCACGCCGAATAATCCGCTGTCGGCCTTTGACGGCGAAAACCCGAACGGCAACTGGACGCTGAACGTAAGCGACAACGAAGGGTCTGACACAGGTGCGATCCGAGCATTCTCGCTCGTGATCACCGCCTCGTGCCCGGTCCCGTCGCCGACACCGACGCCGACGCCAACGCCGACGCCTTCGCCGGTAGAGACGCCGACGCCGACGCCGACACCGACGCCGGTAGAGACGCCGACACCGACACCGTCGCCTTCGCCGTCACCGTCGTGCCCGCCGGGAGGCAACACGACGAGCTATGCAGGCACGGGCGTTGGGCCGATCCCCGACAACTCACCGCTGCCAGCAGGACTTGACGTTACATTCACGGTCTCAGGGCTGCCGCCGGGAGCTCCGACTAATGTAGAGGTCGATATGTCGTTCCAGCCGATCCATACATGGGCGGGCGACGTCGATGTCGAACTCAGGGGGCCGGGCGGCTCGCCTGTCCATGTCCTCTTTGCATCCACCGGAGCAACCACGCCGACTGGCTTTGGCGACAGTTCGGACCTTGCAGGCCCGTACACATTCGCCGACAGCGCGGCCGGGATCAACTGGTGGCTCGAGGCATTCAATCAGGCTGGCGGTGTCGCCTTGACGTCCGGCAGCTATCGAACGACGCAGGCCGGGCCGCAGGCGACCAACAACAACTCGCCGGTGACCAACATGACGGCGGCGTTTGGCTCGGTGGCCGACCCGAATGGGACATGGACGCTGCACTTCTCAGACAATGGAGGCGGCGACACCGGCGCGGTCTCAGCGGCGACCTTGAGGCTGACGACGGCCGGCATCGGCTGCCCGACTCCGACGCCTACACCGACGCCTCCGCCGGCATCGCCGACGCCTACGCCGTCACCGGTCGAGACGCCGACACCGACGCCGAATCCGAGCCCGAGCTGTACACCGACGGTGATCTCTGAGGGCTTTGACACGATCACGGCGAATGTGCCGGGGCCGGGCTGGTTCGCACAGAACAACAGCACGACGGTCGGTTCGACGACGTGGTTCCAGGGCAACAGCGCGGTCTTCCCGTCGCACTCAGGGGCCCCGACATCCTACATCGGTGCTAACTTTAACTCGACCACGGGAACGGGGACGATCAGCACATGGCTGTTGACACCGGCGGTGACGCTGCAGGACGGTGCACAGATGACCTTCTGGACGCGGACGGCGACGGCGAGCCCATTCCCTGACCGCCTGCAGGTGAGAATGAGCACGAATGGTGCAAGCACGAATGTCGGAACGGGCCCGACCGGGTTGGGCGACTTTACGACGGCTGCTGCTCGACATCAACCCGACGTATCAGACGGGAGGCGTATATCCTGAGGTCTGGACGCTGCAGACGGTGACGGTGACGGGCGTACCGAGCCCGACACTGGGACGGTTTGCGTTCCGATACTTTGTGGAGAATGGCGGCCCAACGGGAGCTAACAGCAACTACATCGGCATCGACACGTTCGCCTACAATGCGCCGTGCGGGCCGGTGCCGACGCCGACGCCGGGTGTGACGCCGACGCCGACACCGACGCCTCCGCCGGCAACGCCGACGCCGACGCCTAATCCGAGCCCGTCACCGACGTGTCCGCCGGGCGGATCGGCAAGCCTGAACACGTCGACGGTGTCCAACAACGGCTCTGGCGGTGTCTTCCTGCAGTTGACGCCGGCGACGTCCAATCTGACGGTGACCTCGTTCGACACGCAGTTCAATGGGGCTGCTGGGAATACGGCCAATGTTGAGGTTTGGACGCGTCCCGGCCCGTACGCGGGCTTTACGACCAGCAGTGCGGGGTGGACACTGACTCAGACCGTTCCCGCGACGACCGCCGGAACGGCAACGAATGCTCCTGTGGTGCTAACGACACCGTTGAATATACCGTTCGGTGGTACGACATCGGTCTACCTGCATTCGGTTTCAACCGGCTTCGGTATCAGATACTTCGGCACGGGGACAACGTCGACGACGACATACATCAATGCCGACGTTACGATGTTCACTGATGTGTCGCGTACCGGAGCTGTTGCGTTCGCAGGTTCGCAGTTCACGCCGCGGGCATTCTCAGGCAACGTGAACTATACGACGGGAGGCTCATGTGCAACGCCGACGCCGACGCCTCCGCCGGCAACGCCGACACCGACACCGACGCCTCCGCCGGCAACGCCGACGCCGACGCCTCCACCGCCGACGCCGACGCCGAGCCCGACACCGACGCCGACACCGTCGATCCAGTTCAGCTCTGCGGCCTACATCGAGGATGAGGGGCAGACTGCGACGATCACGATCACGAGGACGGGCGATCTGACGGGGACGAACACGGTGAACTACGCGACGTCAAACGGCACGGCAACGGGCGGCCCGAGCTGCACCGCCGGTATTGACTATGTCAGTGCGGCAGGCTCGGTCACCTTCAACCCGACGGAAACGACCAAGACGTTTACCTCGGATATTTGTGCCGACCTGCTGACGGAACTGCCTAACCAGACAGTGAACCTGACGCTGACCGGAGCAAATCTCGGAACGCCGAATACGGCCGTGCTGACGATCAACGATACGGCCACGCAGTACGAGTCGCCGGGGCCGATCATTCTCGGGCCCGGGCCGCTGGCACCTGAGGTGGCAGTACCGATCGTAGTGTCGGGTGCACCGGTGATCATCGGCTCGATGCGAGTAACGCTCTATGACTACTCGCATACGAACCCCGAGAACGTCGATGCACTGCTCGTCGGGCCGAGCGGCCAGGCATTCGTAATGATGGCGGATGCGGGCGGCAACTCGGCCACGGGGCCTGTTACGCTGAGCTTCCGCGACGCGGGACCTGTACTGCTGGCTGACAATGGGCCGCTGACGACGGGACAGTTTGAGCCTACGAGCTGGACGACGCCGATCGCCAACTTCCCGGCACCGGCACCTCCGGGACCGTATAGTGAGCCGGGCAGCACCATTGGCGGAACGGGAACACAGACGTTCTTTGGCAACTATGGCCTGACCAATCCGAACGGAACGTGGACACTCCACCTCCGGCAGGACGGCCCGGGCACGGGTGTCATCCAGGGCGGCTGGGGCATGG is a genomic window of Chloracidobacterium sp. containing:
- a CDS encoding carboxypeptidase regulatory-like domain-containing protein gives rise to the protein MVQARMSERARPGWATLRRLLLDINPTYQTGGVYPEVWTLQTVTVTGVPSPTLGRFAFRYFVENGGPTGANSNYIGIDTFAYNAPCGPVPTPTPGVTPTPTPTPPPATPTPTPNPSPSPTCPPGGSASLNTSTVSNNGSGGVFLQLTPATSNLTVTSFDTQFNGAAGNTANVEVWTRPGPYAGFTTSSAGWTLTQTVPATTAGTATNAPVVLTTPLNIPFGGTTSVYLHSVSTGFGIRYFGTGTTSTTTYINADVTMFTDVSRTGAVAFAGSQFTPRAFSGNVNYTTGGSCATPTPTPPPATPTPTPTPPPATPTPTPPPPTPTPSPTPTPTPSIQFSSAAYIEDEGQTATITITRTGDLTGTNTVNYATSNGTATGGPSCTAGIDYVSAAGSVTFNPTETTKTFTSDICADLLTELPNQTVNLTLTGANLGTPNTAVLTINDTATQYESPGPIILGPGPLAPEVAVPIVVSGAPVIIGSMRVTLYDYSHTNPENVDALLVGPSGQAFVMMADAGGNSATGPVTLSFRDAGPVLLADNGPLTTGQFEPTSWTTPIANFPAPAPPGPYSEPGSTIGGTGTQTFFGNYGLTNPNGTWTLHLRQDGPGTGVIQGGWGMEFQVPTAASASISGRVMTADGRPIRNATVTITGNSLMEPRTFQTGTFGYYMFDGLQTGETYVVTVNSRRFTFQVPARVISLIDNVVDADFVADPTQE